The Ascochyta rabiei chromosome 18, complete sequence DNA segment GGGAAGTGCTACTCGTTAGCAATTATCAGGACCTCGTCAAGCTTGGCATAAGCCCAGAGCAAGAAATTTCAACGCAACACTTCTCTTACTTTAGATCAGCAAACAAGGGCCTTCTCAACTACATTGCTAGCGAGAAATAGATAAAAGCTCTCGAATTGGCATCTCAAATGGCTGAGTTGGCGGTGCAAGACCAGGCAGAAATGAGCTTCGAGGTGTGGGGACAAGAGCTGGGTTCCGAGGCACAGAAGATGATATCTGGAATGACGAAACCTGACCCGACGGCTAGGTCAACGATAGACCAGGTTATGGCGCATCCGTGGTGGCAGGAGGCTGTTTGACGGACAGCTGAGGTCGCGAGGTCGCGAGGACCAGCCCAGCAACCCACAAAGCTCCCCCACGTGGCTAGCCGTCTCAAACCCGGCGCTGCAGACATACCAGTGGTGATATCGTAGTAGATGATTGTTCCAGTCAAAAGGTCCTGCGCACTGGGGCACTGCCAAGTCGTTCTCCTTGACCAACTCTGGAATTGAACACAATGACTCGACGTGTAGCTCGTCTTTCGATCCGTGCAGCTCTAACCGTTGCGGTTCGCTTTTGCACCACAGCTATGTGCGTGATAAAGTGAGCGGTGGGACGAGCGAGGAGATAAGTGTATTAGCGCCGTACTAAGAAACGCTACAACAGCTATGAAAAGTAAAAAGGTATAACTATACCTGTAAGTGTAGATCTAATTCCAAATATAAGCTCCTATAGATGAGATGATTAACAAAACAACAGACTAAACGCTGTGTTGTGGCAGTATTGCTTTGTAACGAAGAAAAGTGTATCTGCAGTTATGCGTGTAGTCAGGTAAAGAGGAGAATAAGTGAGGTTAGTGTATTGGTGCTGCACTAAGAAACGCTACAGTGGCTACAGAAAGCAAAAAGGTATCCGCCTGCAAGCCCAATCCCAGATCCAATCCCAAACGCCAGTCCCCGCAGGTAAGATGATTGATAGAATGATAAGCCAAACGCCGTGTCGTGGCAGCGTTACCTCGTGACGAAAATGAAGCGTGTTGGAGTGCAGCAGATGGAGAAAGAAGGCTATAACGCTTCACTTGGAGTCGAAAGAGGTTGTAATGTTGGTTCGGTGGCGGATGTGACGTGCTCTTCCTCTTCTGGTGATGTGCTTGTTGCAACTGCTGTGTAGGTCTTGGTTTCGGTATTCGCAGCAACCACCACTGGCTCGTCAACTGCAGGTACTGATTCAACCACTCTCGGCCTCTTCACGGGATCTACATTCTCGGACGCCGAGTCGACATCCACTTCCTTGGACAGCCGCGAGGGCCGCCTGATCCCAGTATCAACCGTCACGTACGAGCTCGCATCGCAGCCGGCGCCGTAGAAGTCGCTCGGCGGCAGGTCACCAAGTGGCCTGCGGTCTTCATCCATGGCGTCCTGGGTGAGCTTGCGCAGGCGGGGGCGCTTTACGGGCTCTTCAATCTCGGTCTCCTCGCCGTCGTCGATGGTGCTTGCAGACGCTGTCCGGGGTTGTGACAAAGAAAACTCAGGCGGCGGGACGTTCTCTTTCCCCCTGAGGAGGTCCTCGTTCTTCGCCTTGGTCtcggcgtcgtcgtcggaGCTGATGTCGAGGACGGAGGCGGAGTGTTCCATCAAGTTGGCGGCTTCCTGCTCGGGCGAGTCCTCGTGGATGTCGAAGAACCAGCCGTTGGGCATGGACTCGTCGAGCGACGAGGCTGGCCGGGGGGCAGGAGTCGGTGTCGCGGCGACAGTGGCGGTGACGGTGGCGGTGGGGATAGATTTGGGGGTGTAGTTTGAGAGGGTGCCGGTGAGAGCAGCATCAATGGAGAAGGGCAGGGCGCTCTGAGAGAAAGAAGGCGGGTCCACGCGACGGTAGGGAGAGGTAGAGGCGCGGCGCTTGGAGACGGCGTGGAGGCGCTTGTTCTTGGGCGATCCGCGGCTGTGGGTGATGGGCGTCGACTTGGCACTGTTTGGGGACGAGAGGGACTTGCGGATGTAGGGCATGGAGGGGGCGGGCTTGGCGGTGAGAGAGACGCTGGGCCTGGCGGGTGGGGCGACCATGGAGAAGCGGGCGGGCTTGACGAAGCCATGGCTGCTGGTGCGGGACTTCTTGGTGGGCGAGGTGAGGGCAGCCGGATCCGCGTTCTCGCAGTCGTCGTCCTCGAAGATTTCCGGTTCGCGCTGGCGCTTGCTGGTCGAGGATGCGGCGCTGGGCTTCAGTGGGCAGGCAAACGTGGGCGCGCTAGGCGACAGGGCTGCGCAACGCGTTCAGTAACCACAAAGCACGAGGGCTCGACCGGCGAGGTGTCTTACCGTTCTGCCTGTTCTTGGAGCTGCCGAGCGCCTGCAGACGCGGCGTGCTGATTTCGCCAAACGGCTGGCGCGCAAGAGTCGCCATTTCGCCTGACAAGGGATGGGACGGTTTTGGGTAATGAGAGGTCGCGTCGAGCTGCGCGacgcggtggtggtggaggcaGTGAAGGTGGGAGGTGGTTGAGGCAGTCAAGTCGAGGCAGTCAAGGTGAGAGGTGGTCGAGTCAGTCAAGGTCGGAGGTAGTCGAGGTAGTCAAGGTTGTCGAGCTGACGGTACACGACAAGCGGGGTCGGACGTGTATCGCGAATCGGCGGCTACCAGAAGCCAGCGGTCGTCcaagcaacaacaacaacaacaacaacaacaacgggAGATGTTCGCTGCAAGTCCAAGTCGCAACAACAGAGACGCAAAAAAGACAATCAAGGGCTCAGGAACAGCGAACAGGAGAGGAAGACCAGAAATCAAGTCAAGCGGGCACACGCTCCTAATCAATGGCCTGGCGACGCGTTCCTCTTGCGTCTAGCGCGACACCTGTTCGCCCCAAGTCGCGTCCTGGAGCGCTCCACCCGCAGGCAGGACGATGCAGGacaggcagggcagggcagggcagggcgaGCACACGGCGCTAGCACAGGGATTCCGGCACCCGAAACCTTGCTTTGCACCACGCCACTCTGCATGCAGCGCCCAACGACTGGCCGTGCGCTGTCCACGCCTGCCAGCCCTCGCCTCGTGCATGCGCGGTAGTGGATGTGGTTCATGCTGCGCGCGAACGCGCTCGTGGTGCGAAACTTCACGTCGCGCTACTCCTGTCATCGTGAGAGGTCTGGAGGCGTGGAGACGGCGCGAGTCATTGCAGGTCTGGAGACGGGGGGCGAAAGCGCGAGTATCTGGTGGACATACACAGTACATGCATAGTATAGTGCTGTGTATACACCGCTGCATGTGGCTGGGTGGCGGGGTGGCTGGGTGGCTGGGCGAGTCGAGATAGATATGTGGGGCGTCCGTTCCCTTGACTGTCGCGACTGTCGCGTCGAAGCGCTCCCCGGACGCGTTTTCGTCTAGACGGGTAACGCATCTCTTACATGGAGCTGTTCAGCGCAGTACAATCGTCACGTCCCCAGACTCTACTACTGCTCTCCATGGCTGTGTGGGATGCGTGATGCGTACGTGACACGATGCGGGTAGATCATCCTTATCCTTTTCTCCTCAGCCCCCCTTGCGCCTACGGACCGAGCCTTTTGATGTACGTGCCTCCTTTCATTCCTCCTACCCCGGATTCGAGACGCCTCTTTGACGTCCTTCATGTCCGCCACGTCCGTCGTCCGCCATGCTATGCTGTGCTATGCTGGGTTGTGAGGTCATGTCATGTCATGTCACGTCATGTGACGTCCTGTCATGTGACCCGACTTCTTTTCTCGTTCACAAAGCAGATGCGTGTGTTATGTTGGCTTCGTCGTGTCTGTCCGTCCGCGTTTTGGAGTCGCGCGTTGTGAGCTCCATGTACGCGTGCCTGACTATTTCCTTTCGCGGCGGGTCTTGCTGCTGGATTGGCTGGTGTCCCGGTTCGGTTGAGCGTGTCTGTTGGGTCTGTTGGGTCTGCTCCTTTTGCGCAGTCTCTCGCTGTCCTGACTACCTGGCCAGCTGCGGTCACTCACACTCCCCACCACGCTGACCTCGCTCGCCGTCTTGCGCCGCTCGAAGCCGTCCCAACTTTCCTTATCGTCTTTGTCGTCGCAGTCGGAGTCAGAGCCCCAGCCGGGATTGGGTGCGCTCTTGCTGCCGCCCCATCCTACATCGCTGCCGTCGCTGGAGCGTCCAGCATTTCGATCGCTGGTTGGAAAGTTCGCTGGAGATCTTGACGTCCTTTTTGTGTTCGTGGGTGGTGTTTGAGGGACCGATGTACTGGCCCAGGTGATCGCGTGCGGCACGGTGGGAGACGTAGCCCTGGGAGATACCGTGCGTGAAGGCCAGCCACTCAGGCCGCGTGTCATCAGAAAGGCTGTTGGTGAAGCCGGGGACGAGATCGTGACTGTATCGTTGTGACTGTAGGCGAGTTTTGGCTCAGCGACAGGTGGGAGATGCTCGTGCTGTGCTCCCACCATTGCCGCCCATCCCTCGCCACGATCTGATCTCCTCGTCGACGACAGCGCCTCAACGCCACTCCCAACCCTAACCCACCTCTTCCTCCCGGCAACGTCATCACCCCCAACACCATGCACCCCAGAATCAAACTCTCCCTCCGCATCAACAACAATCACCCGCCCCAGCTCCCCCCGAATAACAAACGTGCCCCACTTCACCGGCGCCTGCACCTTCACCACCCCCATCCTCTCCCTCTCCGCTTCGTCTTCCAGACCTCGAACTTGCACGTCCCCCACACGTCTCAATCGCGCTAAACTGCGCCGCACATCCCCTGCCACGGCTCTGGCGACATGCTCGTTCCACGCCGCGGGTGCAGTGCCCTTGTGCGCGCTTCGGGGGGTGTACAAGGAGGGATTGGTGAGGCCGAAACCGCGAGCTGTTGGTGCGGGGAGGAGGTCGATGCCGTCGTCGATGTAGCTGCCGGTGtaggtggaggtggtgggTGAGGTGGACATGAGAGGGTGGGGGGAGGGAAGGCGGTGGGGGAGAGTGGGCGTGCCGTCGGTGTAGGAGGGAGGTCCGAGGGTGGATGCTGAGGACATTGTGGTAGTGCTGTGGTGCGGTGGTGCGGTGGTGCGGTGGTGTGGTGGTGGGATGGTGATGAGGTGTGGTGGTGGGATGGTGATGAGATGGGGAGGTGGGAAAGTGTACGATGGGTTGAGAAAAAAAGGTGGGAGGGGAGAAGTGGAGGTGAAAGGTAGAGGGTAAAGGGGGTCCGGCGCTGAGATGGAGAACGAAGACCGTGATAGAATGCCAACGCTAGGACATGGTGATTGAACAAACAAAATATTACCGTAATTCTTGCTTCCATGCAAAGGTTCACAACTtggccttctccttcttcttggccTCTTCCCAGCTCAGCTGCACCCTCCGCATGTTCCACCAACTCCACAGCCCGCTGACCAGCCCcagcggcggcagcagccaCAGCAGCTTCGCCCACCACCACGGACTGCGCCTGCGCACATCGTCCATGACCCTCTTGACCTCTCGCTCCAGATGCGCTTTGTCGCCGTCATTCCACACGACGACGCCCCTGCCCTCCCCGCGCCTCAAGCACCGCTCGGCCTTTTCCCTGATGTCGCCCTGGCTCATGACGCGGTTCCGCGCGTCCTCCTCGGTGAGATGTGCATCGCGCGCCCGCAGCCGCTGAATCTGGATCGCGGGGTCGCTGACGCCGACTACGACGATGCTGCCGCAGTAGCGCTCCCACCCGCTCTCGAACAGCAGCGGCACGTCGAGCACCACGGCCCAGTGCCCGCGCAGATACGCCCACACCATCTGCTTGTACATCTCGCGCCGCACCGCGGGGTGCACGATGCTGTTGAGCACTTTGCGGTCCGCGGCTTTGTCGGGCGAGCTGCCGAAGACGCGGCGGCCAAGCGCGGGGCGGTTCAGCGGGCGGCCGCGCGGTGTCGCATGGGCGTCTGTGGCGGGGAGGAGGAGGTCGGGGGTTGTAGGCAGGAAGTGCGAGACGATGGCGTTGTAGCCCGCGGTCCCTGGCTCGACGACCTGGCGCGCGATCAGGTCGGCGTCGATGATGGGGAGCGAGTAGGGCGCCTGGCGGAGCAGCGACGAGACGGTCGATTTGCCCGTGGCGATGGAGCCTGTGAGACCGAGGAGCAGCATTGTGGGCGATCAGCGGTCGGGTGAAGAGCCTCAGAGGGATGGAGTCGGGTGAAGAGCCTCAGAGGGATGGAGTCGGGTGAAGAGCCTCAGAGGGATGGAGTCGGGTGAAGAGCCTCAGAGGGATGGAGTCGGGTGGAGAGCCTCAGAGGGATGGAGGGCGGTCGATCGCTATCCGGCTATGCTGGGTAAGAGGGAGCTTGCATGCATGAGACGACACGAGAGTGACGACGAATGCGGGGAGCTGGAGCTTGAGCTTGGACCTGTACCTCGGCCGTTGTCGTGCGTGCACCACGAAGACAGCTACCATGCAACACGGCGAGTCTGAAGATTGCGGCATGCATTGAAATCTATCGCGGGAATTGGAGATGGAGCTGACGCTGCTCTGGGATATCCGTTTTGTGCGCCCAACGCCCTCGAGTGCTCGATGCTGAACCGTGTCACTACACTGTCACAACCCTGTCACAACCCTGTCACAACCCTGTCACAACACATCACTTCGCGCAGCTCTGCGTGTTCACCACAACCGTGGCTGGACTTGTCCTACGCCTGCTCAGCCCCAGGTCGCGGGGATTTACGAGGCCGTCCCCTCCCCCGCCTGACAGGTTGAGGAGCCGACGCTGCTGCCGCTTCACCCAAGCTGTCGTTGCTGTCCTCGGTCTGCAATCGCACGTCAGCCATGCGAAATCGGACACTTCACAATTCTAGTCTGAAACCTCTCCGTGGTGGACCGTCTTCTGCACAGGCTCGACGAGCTTGCGCGCAGGACGGAAGATCTGCAGCTGGTTGTCTTCGGCGGCCCCCATCATGACCCACGGGTCGTTCTTGTTCCAGTCAAAGTCGCAGATTCGGTTGGTGAAGCCGCCGTGCATGTAGAGGCTGGTGGTGTTAGAATCCTTCTTTAGCATGCAAGCAGAAACAAAGCTTACAGTTCGGGCGGTCCATCCTCGGCCTCCTCCTCGGTCTGCTCGTCTCCAATCTTGCTCGTGTCCCAGAGCAGGATGCGGCGATCATAGCTGGAACTTGCGAGGATGGCGGCGTCCTGGGGGTGCCATTGCAGGCCAATGACGTCGCTGCGATGGCCCTGGAGGCTGTGCAGAGGCTTCTCGAAGTTGCGAAGATCCCATATGCCAATCGTCTTGTCTGCAGAGCCCGTCGCCAGCAGCGAGTCAAACTCGGGGTGGAAGGCAATGCTGTTGACGGCGTCAGCGTGGGCCACCTTCCTCCACAGCGCCGTCTTGTGAGTCTCCATGCGCGTGTCGATGACCTGCCATGTGAGGTCGTCGGAGGCGGAGCCGATGAGGAAGTTGTGAATGGGGTGGTACTGCACGTCGTTGACCACGGCGCTGTGGATGGTGTACGAGGCGGTCGGGGCGATGGTCTTGTTGGATTTGGAGAAGCCGCTCTTGATGTCCCACGTCTTGACCGTCGTGTCTTCGCCGCCGGTGGCCAGGTGGCCCTCGTGGAAGGGGCTCCAGCTCATGGCAAAACCCTCCTTCTCGTGGCCCACCAGCTCGGCCTCGAACTGGACGGCGTCGCCCTTGGGCTGCAGGGGGTGTTTTGTGCGGTCGAAGATGAGGGCGCGACCGTCTGTGCACAGCGTGGCGATGATGTCTGGGTTCTGGGGCTGGTAGCGCGCCTTGTTGACTTCGCCCGGGTGGTTGATCTTCTGCACGACCTTGAAGTCGAACGGGCGTTTCGCATGGCCATGGCCGCCAACCTCATCGCGGTCCTGGCCGAGCTCAGACAGCTCGGGGGTGCGGAAGTCGGGGATCTCGCAGTGGGCGATCTGGAGGTAGTTCTGCGCCTGGTTCGATGTGTGTGTGCCCAGGATGACGCGGTGCTGGCTCATGCTGGTGCCCTCGACGCTGCTGTCGTTAGCATCCTCTCCTCTTCACGTCTCGATGCGGAGCCAAACCCACGGCTTCTTGTCAGGCAGCCACTGCGTCGTGAGCGTGGGCCATTCCAGCGCGCGCCCATAAAGCATGTCGTAGAGGAAGACCGAGTTCTTCTTCCAGATCTTGTACTCTTCGTTGATGATCTTGTGCTCGGCCTCGTCCTGCTGGTCCTCATTCCCCCGCGAGCTGGGTTCTTCGCTCATTGTCTCGTCCATGGTGTGTGCGCAGGTATGCGATATGTCGTGTGGTGTGCTGtggtgtgttgtgttgtgctgtgttgtgttgtgctgtgttgtgctgtgctgtgttgtgctgtgctgtgttgtgctgtgctgtgttgTGCTGTGTTGTGCtatgctgtgctgtgctgtgctgtggtGAAGGCAAGTCGCTACCAATGCTTGAGCTCGCAGAAGTGGTGGTGCCAGAGCGCGTCTCGCGTTGCGCTAACACTGCCGGTCCTGACCGCCTTCCCTACCGCGCGGTCATCGACTGCTGTCCGCCACCACTAGTGAGCCTGGCTTGGCATTGGAGCATCACATCAGAGCTGCCCGCGAGCCTCTCCTCCTGTTCTTTGAAGACCCCAGCGTCGAGAATCGTCCCCCTTTATTTTTCTGCCTCTGCGCACTCAGCGCTTCTTGCGCTCTCTTCCCCGCTCTCTACACCTTCACTGCTCGCTTCTGCGACGCACCCCACGCGCCCGCGCCATTCGCCTCCACGTAATACTACACCACCACTAGAAAGCAGCAGTAATCATGGGTGTCCCCAAGTTCTTCAGATGGATGTCCGAGCGATACCCGGGCATCTCTCAGCTCATTGCCGAGAACCGCATCCCCGAGTTTGACTGTCTCTACGTATGGCTCGGCACACCAATCGCACCCGTTACCGTAACTAACACATCACGCAGCTTGACATGAACGGCATCATTCACAACTGCACTCACAATGACTCCGACGGCCCCACCACCCGCATGACCGAAGACAAGATGTTCATCGCCATCTTCAACTACATCGAGCACCTGTTTGGCAAGATCAAGCCCAAGCAGCTCTTCTTCATGGCCATCGACGGCGTCGCCCCGCGCGCCAAGATGAACCAGCAGCGTGCTCGCCGCTTTCGAACCGCCCTCGACGCTGAAAAGGCTCGAGACAAGGCTATCAAGGAGGGTGTCGAGATGCCCAAGGAGGCTCCCTTCGACAGCAACTGCATCACCCCCGGTACCGAGTTCATGGCGAAGCTCACCCAGCAGTTGAAGTATTTCATCAACAAAAAGGTCTCCGAGGACCTCGACTGGCAGGGCGTGGAAGTCGTCCTGTCCGGCCACGAAGTCCCAGGAGAAGGCGAACACAAGATCATGGAGTACATCCGTCAGGCGAAAGCCCAGCCGGAGTACGATCCCAACCGCCGCCACTGCTTGTACGGTCTCGACGCCGATCTCATCATGTTGGGCCTGCTGAGCCACGACCCTCATTTCTGTCTTTTGCGAGAGGAGGTGACGTTTGGTCGCCAGAGCAAGACAAAATCAAAGGAGCTGGAGCATCAGAACTTCTTCCTGATGCATCTCTGTATTGTACGAGAATACCTGGAATTGGAGTTTCAAGAGCTAGCAGAGCCTGGTGCTCTCGGCTTCCCATTCGACATGGAGCGTGTCATTGACGATTTCATTCTTATGGCTTTCTTCGTTGGTAACGATTTCCTTCCTAATCTTCCTCATCTACACATCAACGAGGGCGCCTTGGCTCTCATGTTCAACGTTTACAAGACGGTTTTGCCAAAGGCCAAAGGATACATCAACGAGGGTGGTGTAATCAACATGGAGCGACTGTCGCTCCTGCTCGACGAGCTTTCAAACATCGAGAACCGCCATTTCGAATCCGAAAATGCGGATGCTGCCTGGTTCAAGGGCAAGCGCCTTGGACGCGAGGACATTATGGAGAAGACTGCGCGACGTGGCACGGTTGTCATGTCCACGCAACAGAAGGAGTTGTTCGCGCAGGTGAAGAGTTGGGTCGGCAATCATTTGCAGAAAGTGGAGCAACCTCCTCTGGATCTACCTGTAGCTCTGAAAGCCGAGGACCGGAAGTTTGTTCAGGAGCTTGCGGACAAGCTCCACCTGCCGTGGAAGACGGTCCAAGACGATGATGGTAACCGCCATCTGCAAATCTCGGCACCACCAAAGTTGGTGGAAAgtgacgacgatgacgaggaCGATGAAGCCACTGCCGAATCCACAAAGGCTATCGTGCGAGTTGTTCAGAAGTACGACCAGGCCAAGATTGTCGACATTTCGCCCGAAGAGGCTGAATCGGCCATGCAAGCAAAGTACGACGAGAAATTCAAGGATTGGAAGAACGAGTACTACAAGAGCAAGTTCGACTGGGATCGCAGCAACGAGGAGGAACTTCGCAAATTGACAGAAAACTACGTGCAGGGGCTGCAGTGGgttctctactactactaccgTGGAGTAGCATCGTGGCCGTGGTACTACGGCTACCACTACTCGCCCATGATCTCCGATGTCAAGCGAGGTTTGAAGGCCGACATCAACTTCAAGCTTGGCCAGCCCTTCAAGCCTTACCAGCAACTCATGGGTGTACTACCTGACCGCAGTAAGTCAATCGTTCCGGAGGCCTACCATCCCCTCATGACGAACGCCGACTCCCCCATCATCGACTTCTACCCACGCGACTTCAATCTCGACATGAATGGGAAGAAGCAAGACTGGGAGGCTGTCGTTAAGATTCCTTTCATCGAGGAGGACAGGCTGCTCAAGGCTATGGCGACGAAAGAGCATCTTCTTACCGAGGACGAGAAGTCTCGCAACTCTTACGGCGTCTCGTTGAAGTTCACTTACTCCAGGGACGTGGAGTTTGTGTACCCATCTTCTTTGCCTGGTATCTTCCCAGACCTACCAAACTGCAAGTGCATCGAGAACATCTTCGATCTGCCCACCATGGACGGTCTGGAGTACTACGTTGGTTTGATGGATGGTGTCAAGCTTGGAGCTTCGGCTTTGGCTGGTTTCCCTAGTCTGAAGGTGCTGCCCTTCCATGGTGCGCTCGATTTTGCGGGCGTCAACGTCTTCTCCCAAGACAGTCGTAACGAGAGCATGGTTGTCACTCTCTTGGATACCGAGCCGAGGGCTTCAGCAGCGTATGCGAAGAATATGCTTGGAAAGCCCGTTCACGTTGGATACCCATTCTTGCATGAAGCAAAGGTGGTCAAGGTTTCTGATGAGCTCTTTGACTACTACCTGCCCGAGGATGGTGTCTCAGCACCTCTTGCGATCGAACATGGGCCCACGGAGATTTCCAATTGGAAGAAGATGACGAACCGTATCCAGGATACTTACGGTAAGCGTCTTGGCATCATGACCGGAGAGGTAGAGGCCCTTGTGCACGTAGAAATGCTCAAGGGTCTCAGGAAGACGGACGAGGGTGCCACAATCAAGGAGTACGGCGCGGTACCAGGACTCCAATCCGAGTACGCTCCCCAAACCGTCGTTGAGGACGTCATCAGCCCGGATCAACGCTTCTTGGAGCAGGCTGCTTTGTCCATCGAGGAAGAGTTCCCAGAGGGTTCTCGTGCGTTCTACCTCGGCGACTATGCGTACGGTCGCCCACTGCAGGTTGTCGGTCACGCAGACCACAAGGCTCAGGTCATAGTTTCTAAGCTCAAAAAGCAGGAGCCAGATTTTGGTCGTCAGATCGTCGTGCAAGCGGAAAGGTCGACACCGTACCTTCCATCTTATGTCGTCGCCAGGCAGCTGAACATGCCCCCTCTGGCTTTGTCGAAGTTGACATCCTCATTTAACGTCAACTCCAGCGGTCTCAAGTTGAACCTTGGTTTGAACTTGAAGTTCGAAGCGAAGAAGTTGAAAGTCCTGGGCTACTCGCGCAAGTCTGCCAACGGATGGGAATATAGCCAGAAGGCCGTCAATCTGCTCGCGCAGTACATGATTAAGTTCCCTGAGTTCTTTGCTGGCATCATCAACAATCCGACAGGAGATGGATGGGAGGATACCGACTTCTACCCTCCCGAGGTCGCCAAGCAGAAAGTCAAGGAGATTGGAGCTTGGTTGAAGGAGGTGCAGACCAAGAGCTTTGAAAAGGTGCCGCTTGATGCAGAGCAGCTTGACTCTGATACCGTCAAGGTTATTGAGCAGGCTGCCGACGCCAACCTTCAACTGCTGCAAGATGTGGAGATGAAGAAGATCGGCAAGGTACCGCGCAACGCCATACTGAAGCCTTCGGATGCCGAGCAGCGTCTTGGTCATCAGGAGTTCACCATTGGTGACCGAGTGATCTACGTTCAGGACTCTGGACGAG contains these protein-coding regions:
- a CDS encoding exonuclease II Exo2 encodes the protein MGVPKFFRWMSERYPGISQLIAENRIPEFDCLYLDMNGIIHNCTHNDSDGPTTRMTEDKMFIAIFNYIEHLFGKIKPKQLFFMAIDGVAPRAKMNQQRARRFRTALDAEKARDKAIKEGVEMPKEAPFDSNCITPGTEFMAKLTQQLKYFINKKVSEDLDWQGVEVVLSGHEVPGEGEHKIMEYIRQAKAQPEYDPNRRHCLYGLDADLIMLGLLSHDPHFCLLREEVTFGRQSKTKSKELEHQNFFLMHLCIVREYLELEFQELAEPGALGFPFDMERVIDDFILMAFFVGNDFLPNLPHLHINEGALALMFNVYKTVLPKAKGYINEGGVINMERLSLLLDELSNIENRHFESENADAAWFKGKRLGREDIMEKTARRGTVVMSTQQKELFAQVKSWVGNHLQKVEQPPLDLPVALKAEDRKFVQELADKLHLPWKTVQDDDGNRHLQISAPPKLVESDDDDEDDEATAESTKAIVRVVQKYDQAKIVDISPEEAESAMQAKYDEKFKDWKNEYYKSKFDWDRSNEEELRKLTENYVQGLQWVLYYYYRGVASWPWYYGYHYSPMISDVKRGLKADINFKLGQPFKPYQQLMGVLPDRSKSIVPEAYHPLMTNADSPIIDFYPRDFNLDMNGKKQDWEAVVKIPFIEEDRLLKAMATKEHLLTEDEKSRNSYGVSLKFTYSRDVEFVYPSSLPGIFPDLPNCKCIENIFDLPTMDGLEYYVGLMDGVKLGASALAGFPSLKVLPFHGALDFAGVNVFSQDSRNESMVVTLLDTEPRASAAYAKNMLGKPVHVGYPFLHEAKVVKVSDELFDYYLPEDGVSAPLAIEHGPTEISNWKKMTNRIQDTYGKRLGIMTGEVEALVHVEMLKGLRKTDEGATIKEYGAVPGLQSEYAPQTVVEDVISPDQRFLEQAALSIEEEFPEGSRAFYLGDYAYGRPLQVVGHADHKAQVIVSKLKKQEPDFGRQIVVQAERSTPYLPSYVVARQLNMPPLALSKLTSSFNVNSSGLKLNLGLNLKFEAKKLKVLGYSRKSANGWEYSQKAVNLLAQYMIKFPEFFAGIINNPTGDGWEDTDFYPPEVAKQKVKEIGAWLKEVQTKSFEKVPLDAEQLDSDTVKVIEQAADANLQLLQDVEMKKIGKVPRNAILKPSDAEQRLGHQEFTIGDRVIYVQDSGRVPIGASGTIIGKTRTARAVLLDVVFDATFMSGTSLSDRCSPFRGSTVPSTAVLNLTDKQVVSYSTAGAAAAAAARRPQNQSYTMPRMGAPGGPQLVPANAPPPLQGSYRGAFGGANGTRGGRGGGMAPRVGASPANGAPQHPQTMPIHGGPPRGGRGGFAPRGGQPNGHAIQDQNQQPNGNGAPRGGRGRGGTNFVPRGRGGLKPGRGGFTSTDNTDPTEGVVQNNPNFRPQNYSNVPPPAGLDARGGRGRGRGRGGFRGRGAPRGGASAPAASAPAAQ
- a CDS encoding Histone acetyltransferase type B subunit 2, producing MDETMSEEPSSRGNEDQQDEAEHKIINEEYKIWKKNSVFLYDMLYGRALEWPTLTTQWLPDKKPVEGTSMSQHRVILGTHTSNQAQNYLQIAHCEIPDFRTPELSELGQDRDEVGGHGHAKRPFDFKVVQKINHPGEVNKARYQPQNPDIIATLCTDGRALIFDRTKHPLQPKGDAVQFEAELVGHEKEGFAMSWSPFHEGHLATGGEDTTVKTWDIKSGFSKSNKTIAPTASYTIHSAVVNDVQYHPIHNFLIGSASDDLTWQVIDTRMETHKTALWRKVAHADAVNSIAFHPEFDSLLATGSADKTIGIWDLRNFEKPLHSLQGHRSDVIGLQWHPQDAAILASSSYDRRILLWDTSKIGDEQTEEEAEDGPPELLYMHGGFTNRICDFDWNKNDPWVMMGAAEDNQLQIFRPARKLVEPVQKTVHHGEVSD
- a CDS encoding Dephospho-CoA kinase, coding for MLLLGLTGSIATGKSTVSSLLRQAPYSLPIIDADLIARQVVEPGTAGYNAIVSHFLPTTPDLLLPATDAHATPRGRPLNRPALGRRVFGSSPDKAADRKVLNSIVHPAVRREMYKQMVWAYLRGHWAVVLDVPLLFESGWERYCGSIVVVGVSDPAIQIQRLRARDAHLTEEDARNRVMSQGDIREKAERCLRRGEGRGVVVWNDGDKAHLEREVKRVMDDVRRRSPWWWAKLLWLLPPLGLVSGLWSWWNMRRVQLSWEEAKKKEKAKL